From Buchnera aphidicola (Nurudea shiraii), the proteins below share one genomic window:
- a CDS encoding GMP reductase gives MRIEEDIKLGFKDVLIRPKRSILKSRLQVDLNRSFDFKNSNQNWIGIPLIASNMDTIGTFCMVKTLSSFHILTAVHKYYSYKCWKDFIYSVSDTVLKYVIVSTGTSKEDFIKLKTICSLSSKLKFICIDVANGYTEQFVSFLRKVRDHFPEKIICAGNVVTGEMVEELILSGADIVKVGIGPGSVCTTRIKTAIGYPQLSAVIECSDAAHGLGGKIISDGGCVVSGDIAKAFGAGSDFVMLGGMLAGHSECEGSIFEENKKKYMIFYGMSSKSAMDRYTGGVAEYKALEGKVIKLLFRGSVNTTICDILGGLRSTCTYVGASTLKELTKRTTFIKVSEQENKIFNGQEI, from the coding sequence ATGCGTATTGAAGAAGATATAAAATTAGGGTTTAAAGACGTTCTTATCCGACCGAAGCGTTCTATATTGAAAAGTCGATTACAAGTAGATCTCAATCGAAGTTTTGATTTTAAGAATTCCAATCAAAATTGGATTGGTATTCCTTTAATTGCTTCTAATATGGATACAATAGGAACTTTTTGTATGGTTAAGACTTTATCATCTTTTCATATATTAACAGCAGTCCACAAGTATTATTCATATAAATGTTGGAAAGATTTTATTTACAGTGTTTCTGACACTGTATTAAAATACGTTATTGTGTCTACTGGAACTTCAAAAGAAGATTTTATAAAGTTGAAAACTATTTGTTCTTTATCTTCTAAATTAAAATTTATTTGTATTGACGTAGCTAATGGTTACACAGAACAATTTGTTTCTTTTTTGAGAAAAGTCCGAGATCATTTCCCGGAAAAGATTATTTGTGCAGGTAATGTAGTAACTGGAGAAATGGTTGAAGAATTAATTCTGTCTGGAGCTGACATAGTAAAAGTAGGTATTGGTCCTGGATCTGTATGTACGACACGTATTAAAACTGCTATAGGATATCCACAATTGTCTGCTGTCATTGAATGTTCGGATGCTGCTCATGGATTAGGTGGAAAAATTATAAGTGATGGAGGTTGTGTTGTTTCAGGAGACATAGCAAAAGCGTTTGGAGCTGGATCTGATTTTGTCATGTTAGGTGGTATGTTAGCTGGACATAGTGAATGCGAAGGGTCGATTTTTGAAGAAAATAAAAAAAAATATATGATTTTTTATGGAATGAGTTCTAAATCTGCAATGGATCGTTATACTGGTGGTGTAGCTGAATATAAAGCTTTAGAGGGGAAAGTAATAAAATTACTATTTCGAGGATCAGTTAATACCACTATATGTGATATTTTAGGAGGGTTACGTTCTACATGTACTTACGTAGGAGCATCAACGTTAAAAGAATTAACTAAGCGCACAACATTTATAAAAGTTTCTGAGCAAGAAAATAAAATATTTAATGGACAAGAAATATAG
- the aceE gene encoding pyruvate dehydrogenase (acetyl-transferring), homodimeric type: protein MTELFLNDIDPVETDDWIQGINSVIREEGIERAKFIVYSIIKKLGKENIKFIENNIISDYVNTISVSEESVYPGNLFLEKKICSVIRWNAIMIVLRASKKKLDLGGHLSSFQSAAIIYEVCFNHFFQACNKKSSGDLVYFQGHISPGIYARAFVEGRLNKKQLDNFRQEVNGNGLPSYPHPKCMPNFWQFPTVSMGLGPLCAIYQAKFLKYLENRNLKHTFNQKVYAFLGDGEMDEPESKGAISIAFREKLDNLIFVVNCNLQRLDGPVIGNGKIINELEGIFKGAGWEVIKVIWGSEWDKLLKKDVTGKLIQLMNETLDGDYQTFKSKNGTYVRKHFFEKYKETKSLVQDMTDEEIWNLNRGGHDFKKVYSAFKKAHDVINKPVIILIHTIKGYGLGNIAEGKNIAHQIKKINIEDIKYIRDNLRILIKDEDLSSFPYISFDVNSEEYEYLHNRRKKLGGYLPSRSPFFAEKLKLPHLNDFNSLFIEQKKEISTTVAFVRILNIILKNINIKDRIVPIIADEARTFGMEGLFQKIGIYNSNGQKYVPQDQDQFLYYKEDQKGQILQEGISEMGAFASWLAAATSYSTNNFPMIPFYIYYSMFGFQRIGDMCWAAGDQQARGFLIGGTAGRTTLNGEGLQHGDGHSHVQALTVPNCISYNPAYAYELAVIIHNGLNRMYGDFQENIYYYITTFNENYKMPAIPIGSEEGICKGIYKLKSIGETKIKVQLLGSGSILECVLKASLILFREYDISSDIYSVTSFTELARNGQDCERWNLLHPTAKKRKVPYVSKVMNEFPAIAVTDYMKIFAEQIRAYLPGTSFRVLGTDGFGRSDSRKNLRSYFEINEFYIVIAALVELSKFGNFDKKIIENAIHQFDIDVRKVNPRLV, encoded by the coding sequence ATGACAGAGTTGTTTTTAAATGATATTGATCCTGTGGAAACGGATGATTGGATACAAGGAATTAATTCAGTCATTCGTGAAGAAGGTATTGAGAGGGCTAAATTTATTGTATATTCTATTATAAAAAAATTAGGTAAAGAAAACATAAAATTTATAGAGAATAATATCATTAGTGATTATGTAAATACTATATCTGTTTCTGAAGAGTCTGTATATCCAGGAAATTTATTTTTAGAAAAGAAAATATGTTCTGTAATAAGATGGAACGCAATAATGATTGTATTGAGAGCTTCTAAAAAAAAGTTGGATTTAGGAGGTCATTTATCCTCTTTCCAATCAGCTGCAATAATTTATGAGGTATGTTTTAATCATTTTTTTCAAGCTTGTAATAAGAAGTCAAGTGGTGATTTAGTTTATTTTCAAGGTCACATTTCTCCAGGAATTTATGCTAGAGCATTTGTTGAAGGAAGGTTAAACAAAAAACAGTTAGATAATTTTAGACAAGAAGTAAATGGTAATGGCCTTCCTTCTTATCCGCATCCAAAATGTATGCCAAATTTTTGGCAATTTCCTACAGTATCTATGGGGTTAGGTCCATTGTGTGCTATTTATCAAGCAAAATTTTTGAAATACTTAGAAAATAGAAATTTAAAACATACATTTAATCAAAAAGTATATGCCTTTTTAGGAGATGGAGAAATGGATGAACCAGAATCTAAAGGAGCTATTTCCATTGCTTTTCGTGAAAAGTTAGATAATTTGATTTTTGTAGTAAATTGTAATTTACAAAGATTAGATGGCCCTGTTATAGGAAATGGGAAAATTATTAATGAATTAGAAGGTATATTTAAAGGAGCTGGTTGGGAAGTTATTAAGGTAATATGGGGTAGTGAATGGGATAAATTATTAAAAAAAGATGTAACTGGAAAGTTAATACAATTAATGAACGAAACTTTAGATGGTGATTACCAAACGTTTAAATCTAAAAATGGAACTTATGTGAGAAAACATTTTTTTGAAAAATATAAAGAAACTAAAAGTTTAGTTCAAGATATGACAGATGAAGAAATATGGAATTTAAATCGAGGAGGACATGATTTTAAAAAAGTTTATTCTGCTTTTAAGAAAGCACACGATGTTATAAACAAACCAGTAATAATATTAATACATACTATAAAAGGATATGGACTAGGTAACATAGCGGAAGGAAAAAATATTGCTCATCAGATTAAAAAGATTAATATTGAAGATATAAAATATATTCGAGATAATCTACGTATTTTAATAAAAGATGAAGATCTTAGTTCTTTTCCCTATATTTCTTTTGATGTTAATAGTGAAGAATATGAATATCTTCATAATAGAAGAAAAAAATTAGGAGGATATCTTCCATCACGTTCGCCTTTTTTTGCTGAAAAGCTAAAACTTCCTCATTTGAACGATTTTAATTCACTTTTTATTGAGCAAAAAAAAGAAATTTCTACTACTGTAGCTTTTGTACGTATATTAAATATCATTTTAAAGAACATTAATATCAAAGATAGGATAGTTCCAATTATTGCAGATGAAGCACGCACATTTGGAATGGAAGGATTATTTCAAAAAATAGGAATTTATAATTCTAATGGACAAAAATATGTTCCTCAAGATCAAGATCAATTTTTATATTATAAGGAAGATCAAAAAGGTCAAATTTTACAAGAAGGAATAAGTGAAATGGGTGCTTTTGCTTCTTGGTTGGCAGCAGCTACTTCTTATAGTACTAATAATTTTCCTATGATTCCTTTTTATATTTATTATTCTATGTTTGGATTTCAAAGAATAGGAGATATGTGTTGGGCGGCAGGTGATCAACAAGCTAGAGGATTTTTAATAGGAGGTACGGCAGGGAGAACAACATTAAATGGAGAAGGATTACAACATGGAGATGGTCATAGTCATGTTCAAGCGTTAACTGTTCCTAATTGTATATCATATAATCCTGCATATGCTTATGAACTAGCAGTAATTATTCATAATGGTTTAAATAGGATGTATGGAGATTTTCAAGAAAATATATATTATTATATAACTACATTTAATGAAAACTATAAGATGCCAGCTATTCCTATAGGATCAGAAGAAGGTATTTGCAAAGGTATTTACAAGCTAAAAAGTATTGGAGAAACAAAAATTAAAGTTCAGTTATTAGGATCCGGTTCTATTCTAGAATGTGTTCTTAAAGCTTCTTTGATTTTATTTCGAGAATATGATATTAGTTCAGATATTTATAGTGTTACATCTTTTACCGAGTTAGCTAGAAATGGACAAGATTGTGAAAGATGGAATTTATTGCATCCTACAGCTAAAAAAAGAAAAGTTCCTTATGTTTCGAAAGTAATGAATGAATTTCCAGCTATTGCTGTGACAGACTATATGAAAATTTTTGCTGAACAAATTAGAGCTTATCTTCCTGGAACAAGTTTTCGTGTTTTAGGAACAGATGGATTTGGACGTTCTGATAGTCGAAAAAATTTACGAAGTTATTTCGAAATTAATGAATTTTATATAGTTATTGCTGCTTTAGTAGAATTGTCTAAATTTGGTAATTTTGATAAAAAAATTATTGAAAATGCTATTCATCAGTTTGATATAGATGTAAGAAAAGTAAATCCGAGGTTAGTATAA
- the coaE gene encoding dephospho-CoA kinase (Dephospho-CoA kinase (CoaE) performs the final step in coenzyme A biosynthesis.), protein MTYTVALIGGIGSGKTTVSNLFKKIGVKIIDTDVIAKEILTHNQTIVSNIVKRYGSQCLNIDKSINRKYLRNYMFLYKKEKLWLEQLLHPEIIKNMEKKIKEPKKCLWILLVIPLLIEMQLYQYSNRILLVDTPIQQQFLRTIKRDKISKIQAKLIITSQTTRLKRLSIANDIINNDSTINSLKFCVEKLNNYYSEMSTKNISKHKIVTTQHKGIFLNR, encoded by the coding sequence ATGACCTATACTGTCGCTCTCATTGGAGGAATTGGTAGCGGAAAAACCACTGTTTCTAATCTATTTAAAAAGATTGGCGTTAAAATTATTGATACTGATGTAATTGCAAAAGAAATTTTAACTCATAATCAAACTATAGTCAGTAATATCGTAAAAAGATATGGATCTCAATGCTTAAATATAGATAAATCGATAAATAGAAAATACTTAAGAAACTATATGTTCCTTTATAAAAAGGAAAAATTATGGTTAGAACAACTATTACATCCAGAAATCATAAAAAACATGGAAAAAAAAATTAAAGAACCAAAAAAATGTTTATGGATCCTTTTAGTCATTCCCTTACTAATAGAAATGCAACTCTACCAATATTCTAATAGAATATTATTAGTTGATACACCTATACAACAACAATTCCTTAGAACTATAAAAAGAGATAAAATCAGTAAAATACAAGCTAAATTAATTATTACTTCCCAAACCACTAGATTAAAAAGATTATCAATAGCAAATGACATAATAAATAATGATAGTACTATTAATTCTTTAAAATTCTGCGTTGAAAAACTAAATAATTATTACTCTGAAATGTCAACTAAAAACATATCAAAACATAAAATAGTTACTACACAACATAAAGGAATTTTTTTAAATAGATAA
- the ftsZ gene encoding cell division protein FtsZ — MFEPVEKNNNAIIKVIGIGGGGGNAVEYMIQEKIEGVEFFAINTDIQALQKIKVKKTIQIGNHITKGLGAGANPKIGQHAAEEDKEKLQSTLEDADMIFIAAGMGGGTGTGAAPVIAEITKKLGILTVAVVTKPFNFEGKKRMIHANQGIIELSKYVDSLITIPNEKLLKIFNKNISLLDAFSSVNNILKGAVQGIAELITKPGLINVDFADIRTIMSEMGLAMIGTGVSSGENRAKEAIETAISSPLLEDIDLSGAQGVLVNITSGLNMKLDEFETIGNIIRSFSSDNAIVVIGTSLDTEMNDALRVTVIATGIRIEKISTYKQYSKHVYSNKSLFNIEFEKQDTFFDVPKHKINTKTKKHINDMLSNNNDINYLDIPTFLRKKSK, encoded by the coding sequence ATGTTTGAACCTGTAGAAAAAAATAACAACGCAATTATTAAAGTAATAGGTATAGGAGGCGGTGGAGGAAACGCAGTAGAATATATGATACAAGAAAAAATTGAAGGTGTAGAATTTTTTGCTATTAATACTGATATACAAGCACTACAAAAGATAAAAGTTAAAAAAACTATACAAATAGGAAACCATATAACAAAAGGACTAGGAGCTGGAGCTAACCCTAAAATAGGTCAACATGCAGCTGAAGAGGATAAAGAAAAATTACAATCTACGTTAGAAGATGCAGATATGATTTTTATAGCAGCAGGTATGGGAGGAGGAACAGGTACAGGTGCTGCCCCCGTAATTGCAGAAATTACAAAAAAACTAGGTATCCTAACAGTAGCTGTAGTCACCAAACCTTTTAATTTCGAAGGAAAAAAAAGAATGATTCATGCTAATCAAGGTATAATAGAACTATCTAAATATGTTGATTCACTCATAACCATTCCTAATGAAAAATTATTAAAAATATTTAACAAAAATATTTCTTTGTTAGATGCATTTAGTTCAGTTAACAATATCTTAAAAGGAGCTGTTCAAGGAATAGCAGAACTCATAACTAAACCTGGACTAATTAATGTAGATTTCGCAGACATACGAACGATTATGTCCGAAATGGGATTAGCTATGATAGGAACAGGAGTTTCTTCAGGAGAAAATCGAGCTAAAGAGGCTATAGAAACTGCTATCTCAAGCCCTCTTCTAGAAGACATTGATTTATCTGGTGCTCAAGGGGTATTAGTAAATATCACTTCAGGACTAAATATGAAACTAGATGAATTTGAAACAATAGGAAACATTATAAGATCATTTTCTTCAGATAATGCAATTGTAGTAATCGGAACATCACTAGATACAGAAATGAATGATGCGCTCCGAGTAACAGTAATAGCAACAGGGATTAGAATCGAAAAAATATCGACATATAAACAATATTCTAAACACGTATACTCTAATAAATCTTTATTTAATATTGAGTTCGAAAAACAGGACACGTTTTTTGATGTACCAAAACACAAAATTAACACTAAAACAAAAAAGCATATCAACGATATGTTATCAAATAATAACGATATTAATTATCTAGATATTCCAACTTTTTTAAGAAAAAAATCTAAATAA
- a CDS encoding 5'-methylthioadenosine/adenosylhomocysteine nucleosidase, with the protein MKKNTIKITIGIIGALKKELMFLYKHIHFYKKIVIYNKEFHIGKINEIKVILIQSGVGKVLASTTCTILLQIYKIDFIVNIGTAGSLSTQLKPGAIILPNSTCYHDINLTAFGYDLGQIKGFPKKFLVNNYLTKFIEICLLKLRICYYKGLIISGDSFVDKQSYKKRLKKCFPKAIAVDMESTAIAQVCYQFNKPFLTIKVISDFSNNNSVLDFKKFICLENKTFLKIIQYLLKYLYIK; encoded by the coding sequence ATGAAAAAAAATACAATAAAAATTACTATCGGAATTATTGGGGCTTTAAAAAAAGAACTTATGTTCTTATATAAACATATTCATTTTTATAAAAAAATAGTAATCTACAATAAAGAATTTCATATAGGAAAAATTAATGAGATTAAAGTTATATTAATTCAATCAGGAGTAGGAAAAGTTTTAGCTAGTACAACATGTACTATATTACTACAAATTTATAAAATAGATTTTATAGTTAATATTGGAACAGCTGGAAGTTTAAGTACACAACTAAAACCTGGTGCTATAATACTTCCTAATAGTACGTGCTATCACGATATTAATTTAACTGCTTTTGGATATGATTTAGGACAAATCAAAGGTTTTCCTAAAAAATTTTTAGTAAATAACTATTTAACAAAATTTATAGAAATATGTTTATTAAAATTAAGAATTTGCTATTACAAAGGACTTATAATAAGCGGAGATTCATTTGTTGATAAACAATCATACAAGAAGCGACTAAAAAAATGCTTTCCAAAAGCAATCGCAGTAGACATGGAATCAACAGCAATTGCTCAAGTATGTTATCAATTCAATAAACCTTTTCTAACTATTAAAGTTATATCGGATTTCTCAAATAATAATTCCGTATTAGACTTCAAAAAATTTATTTGCTTAGAAAATAAAACATTTTTAAAAATTATCCAATATTTGTTAAAATATTTATATATAAAGTAA
- the ftsA gene encoding cell division protein FtsA — protein sequence MIKEKNRKLIVGLEIGTTKIITLIGEIVTDGIINVVGIGICPSLGIIKGIINDFKSVVKCIKKSIHQAENMADYHVSSVYLAISNKYISCQNEVGIVPISKHEVTIQDVKNVIHTAKCVRIRNKHHILHIIPQEYSIDHHVGIHNPIGLSGKRIKTRVHLITCLTEVKKNILKAVETCGIKVNRVIFSGLASSQAVLTKDEQKLGVCMADIGGGTIDISMYVNGTLQYSCVIPYAGNSVTNDIAYALNIPFKKAEIIKIQYGLAEIPSSQNIHKKIEIAQIDNKSVKTFEQCSLIKIIELRYTELLNLINKEILNIQDKLQESKNYYKLGAGIVFTGGASKIKLLTQNAKKIFNMPIRIGRPEKNGNVVNNIEKSNYSTAVGLLYYGKQHYQNYKKNKMSKNIFKKWFNSFNNWIKKAL from the coding sequence ATGATAAAAGAAAAAAATAGAAAATTAATAGTCGGATTAGAAATTGGAACTACAAAAATTATTACTCTAATAGGAGAAATCGTAACAGATGGTATTATCAATGTTGTAGGAATAGGTATTTGCCCTTCTCTTGGAATAATAAAAGGAATTATAAATGATTTTAAATCAGTTGTAAAATGCATTAAAAAATCCATTCATCAAGCAGAAAACATGGCAGATTATCACGTTTCTTCTGTATATTTAGCAATATCTAATAAGTATATTAGCTGTCAAAATGAAGTAGGAATTGTACCTATATCTAAACATGAAGTCACTATACAGGATGTCAAAAACGTAATACATACAGCAAAATGTGTTCGAATTCGAAATAAACATCATATCTTACATATTATTCCACAAGAATATTCTATTGATCACCATGTAGGAATACACAATCCAATTGGGTTATCAGGAAAAAGAATAAAAACACGAGTTCATCTAATTACATGTCTTACTGAAGTAAAAAAAAATATTCTTAAAGCAGTAGAAACTTGTGGAATAAAAGTTAATCGTGTGATTTTTTCAGGACTAGCTTCAAGTCAGGCAGTATTAACAAAAGACGAACAAAAATTAGGTGTGTGTATGGCAGATATTGGTGGAGGAACAATAGACATTTCTATGTATGTAAATGGAACTTTACAGTATAGTTGTGTAATTCCTTATGCTGGAAACTCTGTAACAAATGACATTGCTTATGCACTCAATATTCCTTTTAAAAAAGCTGAAATAATAAAAATTCAATATGGATTAGCTGAAATTCCTTCTTCACAAAATATACACAAAAAAATTGAAATAGCTCAAATCGATAACAAATCCGTTAAAACATTTGAACAATGTTCACTAATAAAAATTATTGAACTGAGGTATACCGAACTATTAAATTTAATAAATAAAGAAATTTTAAATATACAAGATAAGCTACAAGAATCAAAAAATTACTACAAGCTCGGAGCAGGAATAGTTTTCACGGGTGGAGCTTCAAAAATTAAATTATTAACACAAAATGCTAAAAAAATTTTTAATATGCCTATAAGAATAGGAAGACCTGAAAAAAATGGAAACGTAGTAAACAATATTGAAAAATCTAACTATTCTACTGCAGTAGGATTACTTTACTATGGTAAACAACATTATCAAAATTATAAAAAAAATAAAATGTCTAAAAATATTTTTAAAAAATGGTTTAATTCTTTTAACAATTGGATAAAAAAAGCACTATAA
- the lpdA gene encoding dihydrolipoyl dehydrogenase: MSCEQMYTQVVVIGSGPAGYSAAFRCSDLGLNTILVEKYNSLGGVCLNVGCIPSKFLLHISKVIKESQNLFNLGVTFSQPIIDINKIRQWKDKIVNRLSSSIRSMANKRDVKVISGHAKFLNKNSILVEKENKRMIISFENIILAVGSNTRKLNYVSFDDSRIWNSTTALSLPSIPKNLLIIGSGIIGLEMATVYSTLGSKVDVIDNSHELLSYLDRDVVKMFYDAVKKDFNIFLNSKIEKIISDKKGFLVSRNQNDNIQNAKLYDAVLVSVGRESNLSSLNIDNIGLNINSNGFLEVNEQLRTNVSNIYAIGDVTGQPMLAHKGIYQGHIAAEVISGKNHFFSPYAIPSILYTDPEIAWVGITEKEAIRNNIKYESAVFPWNCLGKAISSNFSCGMTKLIFDPKSKKVIGGSVVGNSAGELLGEIGLAIEMGCDVEDIALTIHAHPTLYESINLSAHVFQGTITDILNLKKNNI, translated from the coding sequence ATGTCATGTGAACAAATGTATACTCAGGTAGTGGTGATTGGATCTGGTCCTGCAGGATATTCTGCTGCCTTTCGGTGTTCAGATTTAGGATTGAATACGATTTTAGTGGAAAAATACAATAGTTTAGGAGGAGTTTGTTTGAATGTTGGTTGCATTCCTTCTAAATTTTTATTGCATATTTCTAAAGTTATAAAAGAATCTCAAAATTTGTTTAATTTAGGTGTGACATTCTCACAACCTATTATTGATATAAACAAAATACGTCAATGGAAAGATAAGATTGTTAATAGGCTTAGTTCTAGCATTAGAAGCATGGCAAATAAGAGGGATGTAAAAGTTATTTCTGGACACGCGAAGTTTTTAAATAAGAATAGTATTTTGGTAGAAAAAGAAAATAAACGTATGATTATTTCTTTTGAAAACATAATTTTGGCAGTAGGTTCGAATACTAGAAAGTTAAATTATGTTTCTTTTGATGATTCCAGAATATGGAATTCTACTACTGCATTGTCGCTTCCTAGTATACCTAAAAACTTATTGATTATTGGATCAGGAATAATTGGACTAGAAATGGCCACTGTTTATAGTACGTTAGGATCTAAAGTAGATGTTATAGATAATTCACATGAATTATTATCTTATTTAGATCGAGATGTAGTAAAAATGTTTTACGATGCAGTAAAAAAAGATTTTAACATTTTTTTAAATTCTAAAATTGAAAAAATTATATCTGATAAAAAAGGGTTTTTAGTTTCAAGAAATCAAAATGATAATATTCAAAATGCTAAGTTGTATGATGCTGTTTTAGTATCAGTAGGAAGAGAATCAAATTTGAGTTCATTAAATATTGATAATATAGGATTAAACATTAATAGTAATGGATTTCTTGAAGTCAATGAACAGTTACGTACTAATGTGTCTAATATATATGCTATTGGAGATGTTACAGGGCAGCCAATGTTAGCACATAAAGGAATTTATCAAGGACATATAGCAGCTGAAGTAATTTCTGGAAAGAATCATTTTTTTAGTCCTTATGCAATTCCAAGTATTTTATATACAGATCCAGAAATAGCTTGGGTAGGAATAACAGAAAAAGAAGCAATTCGAAATAATATAAAATACGAAAGTGCAGTTTTTCCTTGGAATTGTTTAGGAAAAGCAATTTCTTCGAATTTTTCTTGTGGAATGACTAAGTTAATTTTTGATCCTAAATCTAAAAAAGTTATAGGTGGCTCTGTAGTTGGAAATAGTGCCGGTGAACTTTTAGGAGAAATTGGGTTAGCGATTGAAATGGGATGTGACGTAGAAGATATTGCATTGACTATTCATGCTCATCCTACTTTGTATGAATCTATAAATTTATCAGCGCATGTTTTTCAAGGAACTATTACTGACATACTTAATTTAAAAAAGAACAATATTTGA
- a CDS encoding 2-oxo acid dehydrogenase subunit E2: MDIEIKIPDIGTDVVEVIEIFVKVGEEVKKDDSLITVEGQKVSMEIPSTHSGRVQSIFVEIGQKVQTGSLILVLSSLNENYILCDDSKSTCLNNLTSNDKGHSEVYTNLKNSIDEQEVLVHATPIIRKLARQLNVNLKNIIGSGRKGRITREDVMLHVKYRLKKEKDHVFSKSNFKKIPLELNLTNIQVVSSKHVFKSWSIIPHVTQFDESDITNLEKFRKNYNLKLHSKGTNLKLTILVFVIKIVAKALKIFPKFNSTLCPNTKRKLILSKNINIGIAVDTKDGLLIPVIRNADKKDISELAFELNCFSKKAKSKMLNVSDTTHGNFTISNLGGIGGVGFTPIINYPEVAILGVSKSVIKPSWNEKEFIPRLMLPFSLSYDHRAIDGAEAARFTNCISEMLSDIRLLMC, encoded by the coding sequence ATGGATATTGAAATTAAGATTCCTGATATTGGTACAGATGTAGTTGAAGTTATTGAAATATTTGTAAAAGTAGGTGAAGAAGTAAAAAAAGATGATTCTTTAATTACTGTTGAAGGGCAAAAGGTATCAATGGAGATTCCATCTACTCACTCTGGAAGAGTTCAGTCTATTTTTGTAGAAATAGGACAAAAAGTACAAACTGGTTCGTTAATTTTAGTTCTTTCATCTCTTAATGAAAATTATATACTATGTGATGATAGTAAAAGTACTTGTTTGAATAACTTAACATCCAACGATAAAGGACATTCTGAAGTCTATACAAATTTAAAAAATAGTATTGATGAACAAGAAGTATTAGTTCATGCAACTCCTATTATTCGAAAATTAGCTAGACAATTAAATGTTAATTTAAAGAATATTATAGGTAGTGGAAGAAAAGGTAGGATTACAAGAGAAGATGTTATGTTACATGTAAAATACCGATTAAAAAAAGAAAAAGATCATGTTTTTAGTAAATCTAATTTTAAAAAGATTCCTTTAGAGTTGAATTTGACAAATATTCAAGTAGTTTCCAGTAAGCATGTATTTAAAAGTTGGTCTATTATTCCACATGTAACACAATTCGATGAATCTGATATTACGAATTTAGAAAAATTTCGAAAAAATTATAATCTTAAGTTGCATTCGAAAGGTACAAATTTAAAATTAACTATTTTAGTTTTTGTAATTAAGATAGTAGCTAAAGCATTAAAAATTTTTCCAAAATTTAATAGTACACTATGTCCTAATACTAAGAGAAAGTTAATTTTAAGCAAAAATATTAACATAGGAATTGCAGTAGATACAAAAGATGGATTATTAATTCCTGTTATACGTAATGCTGACAAAAAAGATATATCTGAATTAGCATTTGAATTAAATTGTTTTTCTAAAAAAGCTAAATCAAAGATGTTAAATGTTTCAGATACGACTCATGGGAATTTTACAATTTCTAATTTAGGAGGTATCGGTGGAGTTGGTTTTACTCCTATTATCAATTATCCAGAAGTAGCAATTCTTGGTGTATCTAAGTCTGTAATTAAGCCGAGTTGGAATGAAAAAGAATTTATACCACGTTTAATGTTACCTTTTTCATTGTCTTACGATCATCGAGCTATTGATGGAGCAGAAGCTGCTCGATTTACTAATTGTATTAGTGAAATGTTATCAGATATTAGGTTGTTGATGTGTTAA
- the erpA gene encoding iron-sulfur cluster insertion protein ErpA: MKKFSTFPLSFSNEAIKKINYMTKKSKIFNLKLRIYITGGGCGGFQYNFKFDRNQYNDDTVITKLGASVIIDPISLQYLMGGEIDYQENLNGSKFIVYNPKAKTTCSCGISFSV, from the coding sequence ATGAAAAAATTTTCTACATTTCCATTATCTTTTTCCAATGAAGCTATCAAAAAAATTAACTATATGACTAAGAAATCTAAAATATTTAATCTGAAACTAAGAATTTATATTACTGGAGGAGGTTGCGGTGGATTTCAATACAATTTTAAATTTGATAGAAATCAATATAATGATGATACAGTTATTACTAAATTAGGAGCATCTGTTATAATAGATCCTATTAGCTTACAGTATCTAATGGGTGGTGAAATAGATTATCAAGAAAATTTAAACGGTTCTAAATTTATTGTATACAACCCAAAAGCAAAAACTACTTGCAGTTGCGGAATTTCATTTAGTGTGTAA